A stretch of Roseibium porphyridii DNA encodes these proteins:
- a CDS encoding carbohydrate ABC transporter permease, with protein MFPTPIERSPRAWQITYQSLLPLALILWLLPLIAVAIFSVKPDADFVNANYWGWPSSFEGFTNYALVFTGSDMPQYLLNSFKITIPTVIGAVALSCMTGFALGVYKFKSNIWIFFMFVAGNFVPFQILMVPVRDLTLQMGLYNTITGLVLFHVAFQTGFCTLFMRNFIRALPFELIEAARVEGIAEWRIFWFVVLPLMKPAIAALSVLIFTFIWNDYFWAVVLTQGVESQPVTAGITSFNAQYRAAYHLMSAGSLVAALPPVAMFFLMQRHFIAGLTLGAVK; from the coding sequence ATGTTTCCGACACCTATTGAACGCTCGCCACGAGCCTGGCAGATCACCTATCAAAGTCTTCTGCCTCTCGCCCTGATCCTGTGGCTGCTGCCTCTCATTGCGGTCGCGATCTTCTCCGTCAAGCCGGATGCGGATTTCGTCAATGCAAACTACTGGGGTTGGCCGTCTTCCTTTGAAGGCTTCACCAACTACGCGCTGGTTTTCACCGGCTCGGACATGCCCCAGTATCTCTTGAACTCGTTCAAGATCACCATTCCGACCGTGATCGGGGCCGTGGCCCTGTCCTGCATGACCGGCTTTGCGCTTGGAGTATACAAGTTCAAGTCGAACATCTGGATCTTCTTCATGTTCGTGGCCGGCAACTTCGTGCCGTTTCAGATCCTGATGGTGCCTGTGCGAGATCTGACGTTGCAGATGGGTCTCTACAACACGATTACCGGCCTTGTGCTGTTTCATGTTGCCTTTCAGACCGGCTTTTGCACGCTCTTCATGCGCAACTTCATCCGCGCTCTGCCATTCGAGCTCATCGAAGCCGCGCGCGTTGAAGGCATCGCGGAATGGCGGATCTTCTGGTTTGTTGTTCTGCCGCTGATGAAGCCGGCCATTGCCGCACTGTCGGTTCTCATCTTCACCTTTATCTGGAACGACTACTTCTGGGCCGTTGTGTTGACACAAGGCGTTGAGAGCCAACCGGTGACCGCTGGCATCACATCCTTCAACGCACAGTATCGCGCCGCTTATCACCTGATGAGTGCCGGCTCACTCGTGGCTGCGCTGCCGCCAGTCGCAATGTTCTTCCTGATGCAGCGGCACTTCATTGCCGGACTGACACTCGGAGCCGTGAAATGA